In Actinobacillus equuli, the genomic stretch CAGGTGGATTCACCGTTAGAAAGTAGAGTAGCGATCATATCTAACACGATTGATAGGCCCGAACCTTTCCAGAATCCCATCGGCATTAAGCGGCGGTTTTTCTCAACGGTTGCCGGATCACGAGTTGGGTTGCCGTCATCATCGAAACCGGCATCGACAAAGGTTTGGCGACCTTGTAAGCGGTGAACTTCTAACATTCCGTAGGAATACATTGAGCAAGACATATCCACCATTGTGATTGGCGTGGTCGGTACGGCAACAATTAACGGGTTAGTACCGACACGGCATTCTTTTGCCCCCCAAGGCGGCATTACCGCTAACGCATTGGTCCAGCAGATACCGATATAGCCTTTTTCCGCTGCTTGCCAGCCATAAGAACCGCCACGCATCCAGTGGTTTGCATTACGCAACGCCACCACACCGATACCGTTTTGTGAAGCGAGTTCCATCGCTCTATCCATCATTTTTTTCGCAGTGAGGTTACCGATGGCTTGATGAGCGTCCCATTGCTCGATTGCACCCAATGAAAGCACTTTAGTCGGAACAGCTTCCGGTACAATATCACCGTTTTCCAACTGCTGAATAAAACGTGGGAAGCGGTTTACCCCGTGTGAATACGCACCCGCCTGAGTGGTATCGGCAAATACGGTTGCACATTCTTCGGCAATTTCTTCACGTACGTTACGAGCCAATAAAACACGTTTAAATTCAGCTTTTAAATCTTGATAAGAAACTCTCATTGGACACCTCTAATTTATGTCGTTTCAAATAGTAAAATGGTGTTTCATAAGTTACGCTTCGCCACTAAGGAAGTCAATTAAATGAGAAAAATAAAAGTTCTTTATAATCAATCAGTTATAAAATTTTTTGTCAATTTGTGACAGAGATCTCACTTTCCAAAGTCAATTTTTTGGGCTAAATTAAGTACAAAGCAAACGTTTTCGCAATGACAAGTAAAAAGGATAAATAATGAAAAAAGTATATGTAACTCATGGTTATACGGCGAATCCGAGCCGAAATTGGTTTCCGTGGTTAAAACAAGCATTGGAAAAATTGGGGGTTGAGTGTGAGTGTTTGGCAATGCCGGATGCCAATAACCCGAATCCGCAAGCGTGGTTGGAACATCATAAAAATACACTGAAATTAAATGAAGAGACGGTGTTGATCGGGCATAGCTTGGGCTGTATTGCGTTACTGAATTATCTGGCGGCGACACAACAAAAAGTGAATACCGCAATTTTTGTTTCCGGCTTTTATGAAAAATTGCCGACTTTGCCGGAGCTGGATTCATTTGCAACTTTTTACGCAAATCAGACCGCTTGTTTGCCGACAAAATCTTATGTGATTTCTGCCTTAGATGATGAGATTGTGCCGCATTTATTCAGCGACAGATTGGCGCAATATTTACAAGCGGATTATATTCGCTTGGCGCAGGGCGGGCATTTTATTGATCGAGACGGAATAACCGAATTACCGATTTTATTGGAACTCTTAAAACAAATTTTGAAATAGGCACAAGCGGGCGGCTTGTGCCAAAGTGAGAGGAGTGTGAAGTTAGGCACAGACTGAAAAGATTTTATGGTTTGTGTCTTCATTGTTAAGCACGGACAACACCGCATTGGCTAATGCTTTACGGCTCATATAACTGCCGGGCAGTTCAGCCGCACTTTCAATTAAACGGAAGGTTTCGCCTTCCGTGGTATTCAGCCCGCACGGGCGGAGAATTGTCCAATTTAGCGAGCTTTCACGCAGTAAGTTTTCCGCCTGTGTTTTTTCTTGTAGCGCTTCACCCAGCACTTGTTTTACCGGCTCAGGCAAGAATAACCACTGTTCACCGCAACCCATACTGGTAATAAAAATAAAACGAGCGGCAGGTGCATATTTCAGCATGGCACGAATAATATTGATATTGCCGACAGCATCGCTACGCACACCGTCTTTTTTGCCACCGATATAGCTGATCACCACTTTTGGCGAATATTGCTGCATCACCGCTTCACAGGCTTCTGGTGACATTACATCGGCAACCGCTGTTTGGCGATCCGCAAAAAACGGATCTGCCGAAGGTTGGCGCAGCACCGAGACGATTGGCTGATCAGCCGCCGCCAGTAATGCGCGTCCGGCTAAGCCGTTGGCTCCAAATAATAAAATCATTATTCACCCTTGATTAATTGACGCATAAAATCGATTTGGTTTTGACGTAAATTGCGAGCCTCATCACGTCCGACAAAGATTTTAAACATTGCGCCGCCTTGATGGTTAATAAAGTTAAGTGATACGGTATGTTTGCCCATAAACGGACGTTCAAGTAAATAAATCGCCGCACAGTTTTCATAACGTAGGTGACCGTGTACGCCGCCTTCCTGAGCGTGATCGAAGTTGTAAAAACCTCTGCCGATTTGACCGCTTGGTAGCTTGCCGGTGACCTCAACCACTGCATCCGGCGTGTGTGCAATAAAGGTCACCGCATCTTCTAGCGTTGCTAACGCTTGCATAATTTCCACAAAACGTGCGCCGTCCGTTTTTGTGACCATTTCCGCCGGTAAGCAGCTAATCACTTCTTCTAAGCTGCATTGTTTCATACCGGCAACCATTTCTAAAATTTGTCCCGGATTTTCGGCAAGTGATTGGCGTAACTCGCTTAATTGTTCTTCACTTAATTTAACCATGCTGTTCTCCTTTTTATCTTCTGTGGGTAGCGTGAGCATTAATTTGCGGATCAAGGTCGGTGACCAATATCGGCCGCTAATATTCAAGCGAGCGAAGCCTTCTTGATCAATGTTTAATAAAGATAATTGCTGCCATTGCATCAGCAATTTCATTGCTTTCGGGTTATGTTTAAATAACTTAATATCCAGATAACCCAGTTCTAAATCGTGTTGCACGACACCAAGTAACGGCTTATTTGCGCCGTGTTTACTTAAAAACGACAGCGCTTTTTTATCTGCCGGTGTGTCTAAATAAGTTTGTAATGTGGAATGCACTTGGAAGCTATAACCGTCGAAATTACCGCCTGCACCGGAGCCGAAAGCAAGGCACGGCATATTGGATTTAACTAACGTGTTATAACGGTTTCGTTCCCCTCGATTCGGGAAAGCAAAGTGGTTATTACTTACTTGTTGCCAACCGGCTTTTTGTAAATTCTCTACCGCATAGGCGTAATGTTGCGCTTGTACCTCAAAACTTGCGGCGGCAGGCAGAGAACCGTGTTCAATCATTTTATTAATCGGTAAAAACGGATAATTATTAAACGCATAAATATCCAAACCCGATAACGGTAGGCTACTTGCCACTTGAATATCATTTGCCCAAACTTCGTCCGTTTGATTTGGTAAACCGAAAATCAAATCAGCAACAACAACCGCATCCAATTCACACAAGGCTTTGAGGTATTCGTAAGCTTCCTCGCCGCTATGTTTACGTCCTAAACGTTTACGAATTTTTGAGTTAAAGGTTTGAATACCGATTGAAATACGATTCACGCCGGCGGCTACGCAAGCACGAGCCTTTTCAATATCAAAATGACTAATACGACCTTCAATCGTAAATTCGCAATCATTAGCCAGCGGTAAATATTGGTAGCAGGCTTTGATTAAGCGTACTAGATCTTCGGTATCCAATGCGGTTGGCGTTCCGCCACCGAAATAAACCGCTTTGATTTTACCGTTACCTTGGCGGATACTTGCTTCGTACGCTAACTCTTCAATCAGTTTATCGGTATAGATTTTGCTATAGTCTTGTTTCCACGCATTGCGGTAAAAACCACAGAAAATACAATGACTGGCACAAAAAGGAATATGGAAATACGCCAAACCGTCTTCTTTGAGTGCATGAATAGCAGCTTGCCCCCATACGTTCTGCCATTCTTCTTGCGGTACCGCTTCACCGCCCCAAATCGGCATTAACGCCTGGCGTTCAGGGAATGCTTTTGGAGCAGCTTGGGTTGCCTGCCAATTTGTTGTTGTAATCATAATCACTCTCTCGATCTGTAACAGAATAAGGAAAGAGTTATACCGAATATAGTTGTAAATGATATTGATTTTTATCAACTTTTGTCAAGTTAACAGGAATTATTCGCATAAAAAAAGCAGAGCATTTTGCTCTGCTTTTTCGCTTACTGATAAACGGTTAACCTTTTAAACCTTCGGCAATACGTACTGCATCTACGTCGGCATTTGCTTCTACACGTTGCATAAACGGCGAGAGTTGCTCAAGGTGTGAGAAATCCAAGCCTAACAGGCGACACCAATTTAACATGATATAAAGATACACATCTGCGACCGAAATATTTTCACCGAAGAAAATATGGCTTTCTAAATGCTCATTGGCGGTCGCTAGCTGATTTAAAATCTGTTCTGCCGCTTGCTGACGAATAATACGAGTTAACTCTTCATTACCCTCCGCATAGCTCGGTAAACGGAATAACGGTACAAATGATTTATGTACATCACTATTAAAAAAGGCTAACCAACGTGCCGCTTTCGCTTTATCACGTAAGGTTTTGCTACCGAATAATTTTGCTTCCGGATATTTCTCATCTAAATAGTGCAAAATCGCTTGGTTTTGCGAAAGCGCTAAATCGCCGTCCACTAATAACGGCACAGCGCCACGTGGATTCAACGCTAAAAATTCCGCTGATTTAATAAAATCACGGCTCACTAGCTCCGCTTGATATTCCGCACCCGTCCATTCTAACGCAACGTGGGGAACAAATGAGCAAGCACCTTTTAAACAATAAAGTTTCATATCTTTCTCCAAATCAAGTATCCTCGACCATTTCTAGCCAAGGAAGTAGCCATTTTATGGCAATAATTTCTCTAAACGCCATAAGTCCGCAAAATTTGCACGTGCTTTAATTAGGTGTGCTTGGTCGCCGTCAACCATAATTTCGACCGCTTGCGGACGTGAATTGTAGGTTGAAGACATCGCCGCTCCGTAAGCACCTGCCGAACGCATTGCAATCAGATCGCCTTGTTCAATCGCCAGTTCTCTGCTTTTACCTAAAAAGTCTGAGGTTTCACAAATCGGGCCAACTACGTCATACACCGCTTTTTCACGCACAAGTGATTGATCTACCTCGGTAATCTGCATATAAGCTTCATAAAGCGCCGGGCGGATCATATCGTTCATACCGGTATCAACAATCGCGAAATTACGATCTTCATTCGCTTTAAGGTATTCCACTTTAGTGACTAAGATCCCTGCATTTGCCGTGATCGCACGCCCCGGCTCTAAAATGATCTCAAGATCTGCATAACCTTTTAATTTTTCGAGTAATGCTTTGGCATATTCGGTTGGGTGCGGCGGCTCTTCACCGTTATACGGCACGCCCAAGCCACCGCCTAAATCTAAGTGATGTAACTCAATACCGTCTTCTTTTAATTGTTCCATTAACACAATCAGGCGATCAGTCGCATCTAAAAACGGTTGTAATTCGGTTAATTGCGAACCGATATGGCAATCCATACCGGTAATTTTCACGTTTGGTAAGCTTTTCGCTAAACGATACACCTCACGTGCTTGCGTCACGCTTACCCCAAATTTATTTTCTTTTAAACCGGTGGAAATATAAGGGTGAGTATGTGCATCAACATCCGGATTTACACGCAATGAAATCGGTGCGATTTTACCTAATTGACCGGCAACTTCATTAATGCGGTGTAGCTCGGCGATGGATTCGATATTAAAGCAACGAATGCCGACTTCTAACGCACGCTGAATTTCGCTGTGTGATTTTGCCACACCGGAAAATACCACTTTACTCGGCTCGCCACCTGCGGCAAGTACACGTTCAAGCTCGCCTTGCGATACAATATCAAAGCCCGAACCAAGGCGTGCCATCACATTTAATAAAGCGATATTTGAATTGGATTTCACCGCAAAACAAATTAAGTGCGGGTGTGAGCCAAACGCTTTATCAAAAGCGTGCCAGTGGCGCTCAAGTGTTGCACGAGAATAGATATAAGCCGGTGTGCCGTATTGATTAATGATGCCTGAGACGGAAACGTCTTCCGCAAAAAGCTGTTGGTTTTTATAGTTGAAATGATTCATTTATTTACTTGTCCGTTGTGTTTGAAAAATAAAACCACGGCAAAGTAGCCACACTCGTATTTGCAAAAAATCGGGTAAATTTGACCGCTTGTTATACGCATGTTTTTGAATTGCCGTGGTTAGAAATTATTTTGTTTGTTGGTGAGCAGGTTGTTGCTCAGGAAAATAAAGCGGGCCTTTTACACCGCAGGCAGCCAACCCGAATGAGGCAACCAAAGCCACTAAAAGTAATTTTTTCATCATAAATCCTTGAGAGTGAATTGTTTGCTGATTCTAAAACAAATTGCAGTAATGAAAAAGTAAAAAAGCCGTTTCTCCCGTTTTTAAAGAAATGGCTTTTGCAAAATTTTTCGAGAATTTGACCGCTTATAGCCTCCGCTGGCGCTCGTCTCTGCTGAGTGACTTTTTACCTACATTCTCATCAAGATCCAGCACCCGACTGCGTTGGGCGCTATCATTTATCAAACTAGTGCAATTTTAGGTTCGACATACGGCAGAGCAAAAGCGTCACTTACTCCTTTAAACGTACAATGACCATTATAGGTATTTAAACCTTGTAAGAGCGCTGCATTATGTAAACAGGCTTCTCGTACACCATATTGAGCAATGGCTAATCCGTATTCAAGAGTTGCATCCGTTAGCCCAAGAGTAGAAGTGCGAGCAACACAACCGGGCATATTGGCTACACAGTAATGGATAATTCCCTCAACCTCATAAATCGGATCATTGTGTGTAGTGGGTTTTGAGGTTTCAAAACAACCGCCTTGATCGATTGCAACATCCACCAATACCGCACCTTTTTTCATGAGTTTTAGATCTTCTCGGCGTAATAAATGCGGAGCTTTGGCGCCAGGAATTAATACCGCTCCGATGATCACATCCGCTTGAGGCAAAAGACTTAAAATATTGCCTCTAGAACTAGTAAGCGTAGTAATGCGCATACCAAATATCTGATCAATATAAGCCAGACGAGTAGCATTAATATCTAAGATTGTGACATCCGCTCCAATTCCCATCGCAATTTGTGCCGCATTTAACCCGACTACACCGGCACCTAAAATTACTACTTTCGCTTTTGGTGTACCGGCAGTACCACTTAATAACGTACCGGTTCCGCCAAAGGTTTTTTGGCTAAATTTAGCCGCTTCTAACACGGATAAACGTCCTGCAATCGCACTCATTGGTGCTAAACAGGGTAAGCCTGTCGGCGTTTTAATTGTTTCATAGGCAATGGACTGAATTTTTTTCGCTAATAACATTTCCGTTAAAGGTTTATCCGCAGCCAAATGCAAATAAGTATAGAGAATCTGATTTTCACGGAAATAGTGATATTCACTTTCAATCGGTTCTTTTACCTTGATAATCATCTCACTGTTTGCGAAGAGTGTCGCTTTGTCTGTGAGCGTAGCACCTGCAGCTTGATAGGCTTCATCGCTAAAACCAATTTCAGCACCGGCACCATATTCAATATAAACGGTATGACCGGCTTCTACATAGGATTGAACATTCGCAGGTGTTAAACCAACGCGATATTCTTGGATTTTCACTTCTTTCGGGCAACCAATAATCATAATGTTCTCCTTAAAAGGCAATTCTTCTGCTGACAACATCCCATTACTACTTTTAACAAAGTTGTAACTTTACGAAACATTATGCAATCTCTTACCGGAAATTGATGTGAAGCTGCTCACAGTTTTACAAAATGAGTGAATATATTTTTTAACTTAACGCCGTTTGCATATAGCGGTAACCGCCGTTATCTTGCGGGACAAATTCAAATAAATGCGTGATGCAATTTGGGGCGTCCGCATCTTGGTGCGAAACAAATAGCAACTGGGTTTGACTATTAGTCACAAGCTGTTCGATAAACTGTTTAACCAATTTGCGGTTTACGCCGTCTAGGCCTTGCAGCGGTTCGTCTAAAATTAGAATCGGCGGGTGTTTTACCATAGCACGAGTAATCAATAATAACCGTTGTTGTCCCCACGAAAGTGAACGGAACGGTTTTTTAGCCAGATTGGCTAAATGCAAGCGTTCCAGCCATTCCATTGCTTTGAGCTGTAAAGCACTCGACACTTGTTGGTAAACGCCAATTGAATCGAAAAAACCGGATAAAATCACGTCTAGCGCTGAACAATTCACCCGATAATCCATATGTAATTGGCTGCTCACATAGCCGATATTTTTCTTAATATCCCAAATCGTTTCGCCCGAACCACGCTGACGTCCGAATAAATGTACGTAATTGGCATAGGCTTGCGGGTGATCGCCGGTAATAATCGAAAGCAAGGTCGATTTCCCTGCTCCGTTCGGACCTTTAATCCACCAATGTTGTTTTGGGGCAACCGTCCAAGTTAGATCATCAATAATGGTTTTTTCGCCGTAACGAATCATTACGTTTTTCAATTCGAACGGATTAGTATTCGGTGGGAGTTGAATCAGCGGTGCAGCACTGTTCGGCAACGGTGCATTCACATTCTGTTCTGCAAATTTTAGCTGAGAATAGACCGCTTGTTGTTCAATCTCTTGGCGTTCGCCTTGCAAAATTAATTGTAGATTATCCAATAAAGCGATATGCGTAGCACAGTCGGGAATATCGTTAAAGCGGTTAGAAATCAGAACCACCGCCATTTGCTTGCCGAGTTGCGCCATAACGTCTTGCCAATAAGCGACCGAGGCTTGGTCTAACCCTTCGAAAGGCTCATCTAGAATCAATAAATCCGGTTCACTAACCAACATTTGGCAAAATAACACTTTGCGGCTTTCGCCGGTGGAGAGCTGAATAAACGGGCGATCTAATAACAGCTGAATACGTAATTTAGCCGCATATTCCTCGCATAATTGCGTTTTTTCGCTACCGTTTAAGATAATTTGACGGGCAGTCAATCCGAAATCATCCGGTGAAACCATATCGTTGTTACGGTGTTTAAAGATTTGCTCGATGATTTTTTGTTGCTGCTCGAAGGAAAGTAAAGCGATATGGTGGAAGCTGTTTTGATATTCGCCCGAATATAGTGAAAGTGAATTATGTAGCGCTTGGGCGAAGGCAGTTTTGCCCGAGCCGTTACCGCCGACAATTACCCAAAAATCGTGAGTATTGATTTCCAGTGATTCAATCGACAGTTTATTGTGTTGAGCAAGGGAAAATAAGGCGTTATGGATGTTGATGTTTGGCATATTGTGTTCCTGAGATGGCAGAAAACAACGCATACACGGAATAATTATGATAGGTAAGTGTATGCGAGGTTTTCTATTAAGAAATGCGTTGATTTTTAGAGTTGTTTACCCACCGCAAACCAATCGGCACGTCCGTTAAGGAAGTCTTGCACGGACATTGGTTTTTTACCGGAAGGTTGTAATTGAGTGATATTTAACACACCGTCTTGCGTTGCAATTTGAATACCATTTTTATCCGCTTGTAATACTGTACCGGCAACCTTAGCTTGATGTGGTAACACATTCGCTTGATACACTTTCACGCTTTGTTCTACGCCGTCCACCTCTAACGTGAGGAAACTAATCGGCCATGGGTTAAACGCTCGAATATTGCGTTCCAGCTGACAAGCGGTCAAATTCCAGTCTAATTTTGCTTCTTCTTTTGAGAGCTTTTCCGCATAGTTGGAAAGCGCTTCATCTTGTTTTTCCGCTTTAAATGTTTGGCTTTCTAAACCGTTTAACACCTCTAATAATGCCGGCGGTGCAAGTTCGGCTAATTTGGCATATAACGAAGCGGAGGTTTCGTCTGCGGCAATCGGTGTGGTAACTTTGTGTAACATATCGCCGGTATCTAAGCCGATATCCATTTGCATAATGGTCACGCCGGTTTCCTGATCGCCCGCCCAAATCGAGCGTTGAATCGGAGCCGCTCCACGCCAGCGTGGTAACAGCGAACCATGCACATTTAAACAACCGTATTTCGGCGCATTCAGTACTGCTTCCGGTAAGATTAAACCGTAGGCTACCACTACCATCACATCGGCATTCAGTGCTTTTAATTCCGCTTGTGCTTCTTCTTTACGTAATGATTTTGGTTGATATACCGGAATGTTATGTTGTTCGGCTAATTGTTTTACCGGGCTGGCTTGCAGTTTTTTACCTCTGCCGGCAGGTTTGTCCGGTTGGGTATAAACCGCAATCACATTATGTTCTGAATCTAATAACGCTTGTAAGTGTTGTGCGGCAAAATCAGGTGTGCCGGCAAAAATAATATTAAGTTTTGACATAATTTTTCGTTGATAAGTGAATGGATAACGGAATTGTAACAGAAGAAATGCAGCAACTGTGTTTCATGCTCAACATTTTTAACCACGGAATGCGCAGATTGCACGGAAGATAGCGCCCGTCTCCCGACGGGTGCTGATAATTATTGATATATGAAAAATACAGGCACTCGTCAGAGATGAGCGCCATCAGGAAGATATTTGAAAAGTCGCAGAGTGGGCAATTACAACCAACCGCGTTCTTTATAATATTTCACAGCACCGGAATGGAGCGGAGCGGATAGCGCATTTTTGACCATTTCCGTTTCGGATAAATGAGCAAATGCCGGATGTGATTTTTTGAAGCGATCAAAGTTTTCAAATACCGCTTTCACTACTCGGTAAACTTGTTGCTCACTTACATCGCTTGACGTGACTAAAGTTGCATAAACCCCGAAAGAATCGACCGCTTGTTCAACACCTTTATAAACGTGAGCCGGAATGGTTGCTTTAGCGTAATAGCTTTGATCAGCGACTAATTTACTAACCACTTCATCGGTAACCGGAATCAAGCGAATATCGCAACTATTCGCGGTTTCTTTTAACGCTGCATTCGGATGACCGACATTATAGCTAATCGCATCGACATCTTTCTCGCACAACGCTTTGCCCATTTCAGCCGGTGTGAGTTTTAACGCTTCTTTGAAATTCGCTTCAGTCCAGCCTTTGGTTTTTAGTAATACATTCATCGTTGCTTGTGTACCGGAACCGTCCACGCCGACATTGACATTTTTACCTTGTAAATCATCGACCGATTGAATAGCGGAATCGTTGCGTACTACTAAGGTAAACGGCTCGGGATAAATTGAGAAAATCGCTCGTAGTTTGTCGTTCTGTTTGCCTTCAAATGAACTGGTACCGTGATAAGCATGATATTGCCAGTCCGACTGCACAATGCCCATTTCTAACTGACCGTTCGCAATTTTATTCAAATTATCAACCGAAGCATCGCTGGCAAGCGGTTTACAAGCGGTGTGATTTTCACTGCGATTTACAAATTGGCAAATCGCGTTGCCGGCCACGAAATAAAGTCCGGTGTCACTGCCTGTGCCTAATTTAATTTGGGTTTGTTCCGCCTGTGCGAAGCCTGCAAGTAGCATGGTGGCTAAGAATGAGAGTTTTGGTGGGATTTTCATGGAAATTTCCTCAAAATAGAATGGTGTTTGCCGGTTGAAGATATCCTTTTTTGTACAATATATGCAACTTTTTTCTCCATTTTTTAACCGCAAGCGGTCAAAAATCGCCAATTTCTTGCAATTAGGGTATGATCTAATCTTTTATTTGAGCATGATGACATATGGAATACTTTATCCCTCAACAGCCGGTAATTTTTGAAGAAGAGATCAAAAAGAGCCGATTTATCACATACTTACGTCATACGGAAGGTATGGAACAGGCGAAAGCGTTTTGGGCGGAAATGAAAATGCTTCATCCTCAAGCTCGCCATTGGTGTTGGGCAACAGTGGCGGGAATGCCGAATGATTCGCAACAATATGGTTTTTCGGATGACGGCGAACCTTCCGGCACCGCTGGTAAGCCGATGCTCAATTATCTGTTAGGTTCGGGACTGGGTGAAATTACTGCGGTGGTGGTGCGTTATTACGGCGGTATTCAATTAGGTACCGGCGGTTTGGTTAAAGCATACGGTGGCGGTGTGCAACAGGCGTTATTGCAGGTGGAAAAGCAACGTAAAGTGCTGCGCCAAAATTACCGCTTGGTATGTGAATACGATCAATTCAATACCGTGCAACATTTGCTGAATAGCTACGATATTGAGCTGCTTGAGCAGCATTTTACCGAGGTAATTGAGCTGAATTTAGCGATTAATCCGGCGGATATTGCGCCGCTAAGTGAACAATTGACGCAGCGTTTTTCTGGCAAGTTGCAGCTTAACAAACCGGATTAATTTATGTATGGGCGCTTTTTTGCTAAAATCCCGCCTTATTTAACCGCTTATAGAAACACTTTGAGGACTTTGTGCAGTTTTTAACTATTATCCGCATTGTCGGAATTTTGGTAATGAGCTTTTCGGTTACGATGCTTTTACCGGCGTTTGTCGCACTGATTTATGGTGATGGTGGCGGTCGAGAATTTTTACAATCGTTCCTACTCACATTTTCGGTCGGCGCACTTTTATGGTGGTTTTGCCGAGATCGAAAAGAAGAACTCCGTTCACGAGAAGGTTTTTTAATCGTGGTCTTGTTCTGGGTGGTATTGGGCTCATTAGGGGCAGTGCCTTTTATTATTTTAGAGCATCCGAATTTAAATATCAGTGAATCGATTTTCGAATCGTTTTCGGGGCTTACCACCACCGGTGCAACGGTAATTACCGGTTTGGACAGCCTACCGAAAGCGATTTTGTTCTATCGCCAATTCCTGCAATGGTTGGGCGGTATGGGGATTATCGTATTAGCGATTGCGATTATTCCGCTGATTGGTTTGGGTAAGTTATACCGAGCCGAAATGCCGGGGCCGCTAAAAGACCAAAAAATGCGCCCTCGGATTGCGGAAATTTCCAAGTTACTTTGGCAGATTTATTTCACTTTAACCGTCTTATGTACCCTTGCATTTAAAATGGCGGGGATGACATGGTTTGATGCGATTTGCCATAGTTTTGCCACGATTTCCATCGGTGGTTTTTCAACGCATGATGCCAGTATGGGCTACTTTAATAGTGGTGCAATTAATCTGATCACTGTGGTGTTTTTATTGATTTCGTCTTGTAACTTCGGGTTACATTTTGCCCTAATCGATCGCCTTAAAGATAAAAATAGTAAACGTTCCGGTAATATGTTTAAGCGCTTATATTGGAAGGATTATGAGTTCCGTTCGTTTACCTTTATTCAGCTTGGCTTATTTCTAGTTTGTTTGGCAATTTTGAGCGGTTATAACTATTTTGAAGATTCGCAGATGACTTTCCAGCAAGCGTTGTTCCAATCGGTCTCGATTTCAACCACAGCCGGTTTTACCACCAATGATTTTAGCCAATGGCCGTCATTTTTACCGATCTTATTGGTAATGGCGTCATTTATTGGCGGTTGTGCCGGCTCAACCGGTGGCGGCTTGAAAGTGATTCGTGTGATGTTACTGTATTTGCAAGCCAATCGAGAAATTCACCGTTTCGTACACCCAAATTCGGTTAAACCGATTAAGCTAGGTACGCATATTTTTTCAGAGCGCATTGAAGAAGGTATTTGGGCGTTTTTCTCTGCTTATGTGTTTGTGTTTATTATGTGTTGGCTTGGCAGTATCGCCTTTGGTATGGAAACTTTTGATGCGTTTAATGCGGTGATTGCCTCATTAAATAATCTGGGGCCGGCACTAGGCAGCGTAAGTAGCAATTTCACACAAGTACCGGACGGCGCTAAATGGGTACTGACTATTGCGATGGTGTGCGGACGTTTAGAAGTATTTACCTTATTGGTTATTCTAAGCCCGGTATTTTGGAAAGATTAATCATAAAAACGGAATGAATAAATGAAAACCCTAATTCTCTATTTTACGACGGACGGGCAAACTCAGCGCATCGCACAAGCGATTGCCGCTGAAATTGAACATGAAGTGGAATTAGTTTCACTTAAGCAACAAGCGGTCGATTTTGCCGAAAAACTTGCAAGTGCCGATCAAATTGTAATGGGTGCTTCGATTCG encodes the following:
- a CDS encoding TAXI family TRAP transporter solute-binding subunit codes for the protein MKIPPKLSFLATMLLAGFAQAEQTQIKLGTGSDTGLYFVAGNAICQFVNRSENHTACKPLASDASVDNLNKIANGQLEMGIVQSDWQYHAYHGTSSFEGKQNDKLRAIFSIYPEPFTLVVRNDSAIQSVDDLQGKNVNVGVDGSGTQATMNVLLKTKGWTEANFKEALKLTPAEMGKALCEKDVDAISYNVGHPNAALKETANSCDIRLIPVTDEVVSKLVADQSYYAKATIPAHVYKGVEQAVDSFGVYATLVTSSDVSEQQVYRVVKAVFENFDRFKKSHPAFAHLSETEMVKNALSAPLHSGAVKYYKERGWL
- a CDS encoding YigZ family protein produces the protein MEYFIPQQPVIFEEEIKKSRFITYLRHTEGMEQAKAFWAEMKMLHPQARHWCWATVAGMPNDSQQYGFSDDGEPSGTAGKPMLNYLLGSGLGEITAVVVRYYGGIQLGTGGLVKAYGGGVQQALLQVEKQRKVLRQNYRLVCEYDQFNTVQHLLNSYDIELLEQHFTEVIELNLAINPADIAPLSEQLTQRFSGKLQLNKPD
- a CDS encoding TrkH family potassium uptake protein, encoding MQFLTIIRIVGILVMSFSVTMLLPAFVALIYGDGGGREFLQSFLLTFSVGALLWWFCRDRKEELRSREGFLIVVLFWVVLGSLGAVPFIILEHPNLNISESIFESFSGLTTTGATVITGLDSLPKAILFYRQFLQWLGGMGIIVLAIAIIPLIGLGKLYRAEMPGPLKDQKMRPRIAEISKLLWQIYFTLTVLCTLAFKMAGMTWFDAICHSFATISIGGFSTHDASMGYFNSGAINLITVVFLLISSCNFGLHFALIDRLKDKNSKRSGNMFKRLYWKDYEFRSFTFIQLGLFLVCLAILSGYNYFEDSQMTFQQALFQSVSISTTAGFTTNDFSQWPSFLPILLVMASFIGGCAGSTGGGLKVIRVMLLYLQANREIHRFVHPNSVKPIKLGTHIFSERIEEGIWAFFSAYVFVFIMCWLGSIAFGMETFDAFNAVIASLNNLGPALGSVSSNFTQVPDGAKWVLTIAMVCGRLEVFTLLVILSPVFWKD